From Carassius gibelio isolate Cgi1373 ecotype wild population from Czech Republic chromosome B23, carGib1.2-hapl.c, whole genome shotgun sequence, the proteins below share one genomic window:
- the LOC128011196 gene encoding adenosine receptor A1-like, which produces MRPPEMHTEDQGCVCVCVEECRPDGHRLLHTQMRLCSVCSYWFLLMAWLIYTSLELLIAVACCLGNVLVVWAVCLRRTFRQPTFCFVVSLAVADFLVGAVAVPLAVLVDGWVEIPFQACLAVSCVVLVLTQASVLSLLAIAVDRYLRVSIPLRYKEIASEQRSWTAVVLCWLISCLLGFTPLFGWHNGDSQSSLLLNSSHINCTFLAVISLPYMVYFNYLGCILLPLAAMTLLYALVFYSLRKRLRREDQTKLRAFLIKEKRLARSLALVLLLFAACWMPLHLMNCVLLSTGPQGVPQTAFYVGILLSHANSAVNPVVYALRITKIREAYLEIWRRYVLCWRGQRDFSSSSWRSQPGEPNTGHQMTFPSNTGT; this is translated from the exons ATGAGACCCCCAGAGATGCATACTGAAGatcaggggtgtgtgtgtgtgtgtgtggaggagtgCAGACCAGATGGTCACAGGCTTCTTCATACTCAAATGAGACTGTGTTCTGTTTGCTCATATTGGTTTCTCCTCATGGCCTGGCTGATCTACACCTCTCTGGAGCTGCTCATCGCCGTGGCATGCTGCCTGGGGAACGTGCTGGTGGTTTGGGCCGTGTGTTTGAGGCGGACCTTCCGTCAGCCTACCTTCTGTTTCGTGGTGTCTCTGGCCGTGGCTGATTTCCTGGTGGGGGCGGTGGCAGTGCCCCTGGCTGTGCTGGTGGATGGGTGGGTGGAGATCCCGTTCCAGGCCTGTCTGGCGGTCAGCTGTGTGGTGCTGGTGTTGACCCAAGCGTCTGTGCTGTCTCTCCTGGCTATTGCTGTGGACCGATACCTACGGGTCTCAATACCTCTCAG GTATAAGGAGATCGCCTCTGAGCAGCGCTCCTGGACGGCAGTGGTCCTGTGTTGGTTGATATCTTGTCTGCTGGGTTTCACCCCTCTCTTTGGTTGGCATAATGGCGATTCCCAGTCCTCCCTGCTCCTTAACTCTTCTCATATCAACTGCACCTTCTTAGCAGTCATCTCTCTGCCCTATATGGTCTACTTCAACTACCTGGGCTGCATCCTACTCCCTTTAGCAGCCATGACTCTTCTTTATGCTCTGGTCTTCTACAGTCTGCGCAAACGCCTCCGGAGGGAAGACCAGACTAAACTACGGGCTTTTCTAATCAAGGAGAAGAGGCTGGCACGTTCTCTGGCTCTGGTTCTCTTGCTGTTTGCAGCATGTTGGATGCCTCTGCATCTCATGAACTGTGTATTGCTCTCAACGGGTCCTCAAGGCGTCCCCCAGACCGCTTTCTATGTAGGGATACTCCTCTCTCACGCCAACTCAGCGGTGAACCCTGTGGTCTACGCCCTCCGCATCACAAAGATCAGGGAGGCTTACCTTGAGATCTGGAGACGCTATGTACTGTGCTGGAGAGGACAACGAGACTTCTCAAGCTCCTCATGGAGATCCCAGCCTGGAGAACCGAATACTGGCCATCAAATGACATTTCCCTCCAACACAGGCACATGA
- the LOC128011824 gene encoding uncharacterized protein LOC128011824 yields the protein MRQQVHFTGDVQLQPHVQLRYFPLFCCDTLSRLIHWKCTEMLATLENIQYFQDLGPREPSSGNLDLDMIEEYLQEHSVEVMSAPRVQRRDQEEHGTVENSWSGHYTYEWHYGGVPGTDETHEEQQSQQQQTWLCQSSHNEWGHFQYDRNQYSDSDSLSTSSGCQEFPPSPTSDMKGQIAYDSLALAPLSGKRKERLFQFLYEMLQTPDMRSCIWWVQSNNGTFQFSSQNKERLAEMWGRRKGNRKTMTYQKMARALRNYSRTGEICKVKRKLTYQFTERTLRGLQNNSQRFMGS from the exons ATGAGACAACAGGTGCACTTTACAGGTGATGTACAACTCCAACCTCACGTCCAGTTACGGTATTTTCCACTTTTCTGTTGTGATACACTAAGTCGTCTTATTCACTGGAAGTGCACTGAG atgttggCAACTCTTGAAAAC ATTCAATACTTTCAAGATCTGGGCCCTAGAGAACCATCGTCTGGGAACCTTGACCTGGACATGATAGAGGAGTACCTGCAGGAGCACTCGGTGGAAGTGATGTCAGCACCACGTGTGCAGAGGAGAGATCAAGAGGAACATGGCACAGTGG AGAACAGCTGGTCTGGACATTATACATATGAATGGCATTATGGTGGAGTACCAGGAACAGATGAGACGCATGAAGAACAACAGTCTCAGCAGCAGCAGACATGGCTCTGTCAGTCCAGTCACAATGAGTGG GGACACTTCCAGTATGACAGAAACCAGTACAGTGACTCAGATTCGCTGTCCACCAGTTCTGGTTGCCAAGAATTCCCACCATCACCGACCTCTGACATGAAGGGTCAGATTGCGTATGACTCCCTGGCTCTAGCGCCGCTCTCAG GCAAAAGGAAAGAGCGGCTGTTTCAGTTCTTGTACGAGATGCTACAGACACCAGACATGCGGAGCTGCATTTGGTGGGTTCAGTCTAACAATGGAACGTTCCAGTTCTCGTCCCAGAACAAGGAAAGGCTGGCTGAGATGTGGGGCAGACGCAAGGGTAACCGGAAAACCATGACGTACCAGAAAATGGCCCGCGCCCTACGAAACTATTCGCGAACGGGAGAGATCTGCAAAGTGAAGCGTAAACTCACTTATCAGTTCACAGAGAGAACACTGAGAGGCCTTCAGAACAACTCACAAAGATTCATGGGTAGTTAA